Proteins from a genomic interval of Quercus lobata isolate SW786 chromosome 11, ValleyOak3.0 Primary Assembly, whole genome shotgun sequence:
- the LOC115966942 gene encoding uncharacterized protein LOC115966942, with product MNIVVWNCRGALKPNFQSYVQDLVKFHDPTLLVVMETRIGGSRARDIINRLPFDGAILTKTIGRAGGLWLLWNSNRVEVTQLACSKLEIHTAIKVRASSSYWMFSAVYASPRNAERRILWDNLSNVADLHNLPWVIARDFNEPLSGDDKFGGRVVNSSRSLLFKECLDKCNMVDLGFSGPRFTWTNRREVQKLIQERIDRFFANLDWCLLYPEARVTHLTRCHSDHCPVLLETNPQNRVRLNRPFKFQKYWLSDVSFPRVVAQAWNQSSHLQEATESFAKKANEWNRNHFGNIFAKKNQIKARLNRVQRAMATRPSSSLVELENELLKELDNVLNQEHELWALKSRVN from the coding sequence ATGAATATAGTAGTCTGGAACTGTAGGGGCGCTCTGAAGCCCAATTTTCAGAGTTATGTTCAGGATCTTGTGAAGTTTCATGATCCAACCTTGTTAGTGGTAATGGAGACTCGTATAGGTGGTAGCAGGGCTCGTGATATTATTAACCGGCTTCCTTTTGATGGCGCAATTCTTACGAAAACGATTGGGCGAGCTGGGGGTTTATGGCTCCTCTGGAACTCAAATAGAGTGGAAGTGACGCAGCTGGCTTGTTCTAAACTAGAAATTCACACTGCAATTAAGGTACGTGCCTCTAGCTCTTACTGGATGTTCTCTGCGgtttatgctagtcctaggaATGCGGAAAGGCGCATTTTATGGGATAATCTCTCAAATGTTGCCGACCTTCATAATTTGCCGTGGGTCATTGCTAGGGATTTCAATGAACCCCTTTCTGGGGATGATAAATTTGGAGGAAGAGTGGTTAATTCCAGCAGGTCTTTGCTCTTCAAAGAATGCTTGGATAAATGCAACATGGTGGATTTAGGATTTTCTGGTCCAAGGTTCACGTGGACTAATCGAAGGGAAGTTCAGAAACTCATTCAAGAGAGAATTGATAGATTTTTTGCTAATCTGGACTGGTGTCTCCTCTATCCGGAAGCTCGGGTCACCCATCTCACTAGATGTCACTCTGACCATTGTCCGGTTTTGCTTGAGACTAATCCTCAAAACAGGGTGCGTCTAAACCGcccttttaaatttcaaaaatattggcTTTCGGATGTGTCTTTTCCCAGAGTGGTAGCTCAGGCCTGGAACCAGTCTTCACATCTCCAAGAGGCTACGGAGAGTTTTGCGAAAAAGGCCAATGAGTGGAATAGGAACCACTTTGGGAACATATTTGCCAAAAAAAACCAGATAAAAGCTCGGCTGAATAGGGTGCAGCGGGCTATGGCTACCAGGCCATCAAGTTCCCTAGTAGAGCTTGAAAACGAGCTCCTTAAGGAGCTGGATAATGTTTTAAACCAAGAGCATGAGTTGTGGGCGCTCAAGTCTCGAGTTAATTGA